From Asterias rubens chromosome 3, eAstRub1.3, whole genome shotgun sequence, the proteins below share one genomic window:
- the LOC117287968 gene encoding galanin receptor type 2-like has protein sequence MGGESSWSVSVNASSVGEAASRNSFFTAMNTIIACLAVLGNSMVITVMVSRQRAFDSFTNRLILHQSVIDTIAGVVFFLHKVIRPVEMTVTLEGNVYDQLVCRLISSDFLLWAVNIASTYNLVIISLERLVATCYPVKYRNTVSSALLKYALGASWSLGLVYASHLIMVFEPNNGRCRDVDVQLGIRLMAGSIVLSVEYFIPLIIIVVSYTKIVIMLSKKLDKPVNARQHRLIEAKKNVLTTVILAGVMFVICWTPTEYDYMKALFFLEFWDETIYDALTGLLACNMFVNPIIYCLNYKHFRRQLSILVGKGCRSNRVEDQPVRLASRGDLQPRPPQLARPQIVPVATISSKKG, from the coding sequence ATGGGTGGAGAAAGTAGTTGGAGTGTGAGTGTAAACGCTAGCAGTGTCGGTGAGGCGGCATCACGTAACTCTTTCTTCACTGCTATGAATACAATCATTGCTTGTCTTGCGGTGCTTGGTAATAGCATGGTAATCACAGTGATGGTGAGCAGACAACGGGCCTTTGATTCCTTCACTAACCGTCTCATCCTTCATCAGTCCGTTATAGACACCATTGCTGGTGTCGTCTTCTTCTTGCATAAGGTCATCAGACCAGTCGAGATGACGGTGACTCTGGAAGGTAACGTCTACGATCAACTGGTGTGTCGTTTAATATCCTCGGACTTTCTTCTTTGGGCAGTTAATATAGCATCCACCTACAACCTGGTCATTATTTCACTAGAGCGACTCGTGGCAACTTGCTACCCGGTGAAGTATCGCAATACCGTGTCTAGTGCTTTGCTGAAGTATGCTTTAGGGGCTTCCTGGAGCTTAGGGCTCGTCTATGCTTCCCATTTGATCATGGTCTTTGAGCCCAATAACGGACGTTGTCGTGACGTAGATGTGCAACTTGGCATTCGTCTAATGGCTGGCTCAATAGTATTGTCTGTTGAGTATTTCATTCCTCTCATAATCATAGTCGTATCCTATACGAAGATCGTGATCATGCTGAGCAAGAAACTTGATAAACCGGTAAATGCCCGGCAGCACAGACTGATTGAAGCGAAGAAAAATGTCCTAACCACAGTCATACTTGCTGGTGTCATGTTCGTGATCTGCTGGACGCCAACTGAGTACGACTACATGAAAGCACTCTTCTTCCTTGAGTTTTGGGATGAGACTATTTACGATGCCCTGACTGGACTATTGGCCTGCAATATGTTTGTGAACCCCATCATTTACTGCTTAAACTACAAACACTTCAGGCGTCAATTGAGTATTCTTGTGGGTAAGGGTTGTCGATCCAATCGGGTAGAGGATCAGCCAGTCCGGTTAGCGTCAAGGGGCGATTTGCAACCCCGGCCTCCACAGTTGGCTCGCCCGCAGATTGTACCCGTTGCAACTATATCTTCAAAGAAAGGGTAG